The genomic interval GGGCTACCTGCAACTCGGTCCCGTGACGCTCGTGGCCAGCAGCCCCGAAAGCCTGCTCGCCAGTGACGGCCGCACCGTCACCACCCGCCCCATCGCCGGCACCCGCCCGCGCGGCGCCACCCCGGCGCAGGACGAGGCGCTGGCAGCCGAACTGCTCGCTGACGAGAAGGAACGCGCCGAGCACCTCATGCTCGTCGACCTGGGCCGCAACGACATCGGCCGCGTCAGCCGCTACGGCAGCGTGCGCGTCCACGGCGCGTTCACCATCGAACGCTACAGCCACGTGATGCACATCGTCTCCAGCGTCACCGGCGAACTCCGCGAAGGCCAGACGCCGCTGCACGCCCTGGCAAGCGTGCAACCCATGGGCACCGTCAGCGGCGCCCCCAAGATCCGCGCCATGGAAATCATCGACGAACTCGAACCCACCCGGCGCGGCCCTTACGGCGGGTCGTTCGGGTACATCGCCCTGAACGGCAGCATGGACATGGCCCTCACGCTGCGCACCATGGTCATCACCGGCAGCCGCGTGCACATCCAGGCCGGCGCCGGCGTCGTCGCTGACAGCAACCCCGCCAGTGAGGAACTCGAAACCCGCAACAAGGCGGCCGCCCTGATGCGCGCCGTGGAACTCGCCGCCGGAGGCCTCTGATGACCCCCCCGAAACTCCTGCTGATCGACAACTACGACTCGTTTACGTTCAACCTCGTGCAGTACTTCGGTGAACTCGGCGCGGACCTGACCGTCTGGCGCAACGACGCTTTCACCCTGGACGACGTCCGCACCCTGAACCCCGACGCGATCATCGTGTCCCCCGGACCATGCACCCCCACCCAGGCGGGCCTGAGCGTGCAGGTCATCCGCGAACTCGGCCCGCACTACCCCACCCTCGGCGTGTGCCTGGGCCACCAGAGCATCGGTGAAGCGTTCGGCGCCCGCGTGGACCGCGCGCGGCAGCCCGTGCACGGCAAGACCAGCCCCGTAAGGCACGACGGCACCGGCCTGTTCGCCGGCCTGCCCAGTGACGTCACCGTCACCCGCTACCACTCCCTGGTGGTGCGTGACCTGCCTCCCGAACTCGTGGCGACCGCCTGGACCAGCGACCCTGAAGAGGAAATCGTAATGGCACTGCGCCACCGACAGTACCCGGTGTTCGGCGTGCAGTTCCACCCGGAAAGCATCGCCACGCAGGCCGGCATGGACATGCTCCGCAACTTCCTCACCGAAGTCCGCGCCCACCAGGCGGCGGGGGCCCGCGCGTGACCATGGTCCACGCCCGGCTGATGAACGGCGAGCACCTGTCGCAACTGGAAGCGGCGACCTTCATGCGCGAGGTCATGACCGGCGAGATGAGCGGCGTGCGCCTCGCCGCGGCCCTCGCCGCGCTGCGCGTCCGCGGCGAGACCCCCGAGGAGATCGCCGGTTTCGCGCAGGCCATGCGGGAACACGCCGTGCGGGTCAACGTCGCCCCGCGCGACGTGCTGCTCGACGTGGTCGGCACCGGCGGGGACGGCGCCCACACCTTCAACATCAGCACCACCACCGCGTTCGTGGTGGCCGGCGCGGGCGTGCCCGTCGCGAAGCACGGCAACCGCGCCGCCAGCAGCCGCGCCGGCAGCGCCGACGTTCTCGAAGCGCTCGGCGTGAACCTCGACGCCACGCCTGACGTGGTCGCCGACGCCGTCAACACCCTCGGCATCGGCTTCATGTTCGCCCGCAACTACCACCCGGCCCTGCGGCACGCTGCGGCCGTCCGTTCGGACCTCGCCGCCCGCACCGTGTTCAACATCCTTGGCCCGCTCAGCAATCCTGCCGGCGCCACGCACCTCGTCGTGGGCGTCTTCAAACCCGAACTGACCCGCACGCTCGCCGAGGTGCTGCGCCTCCTCGGCGCCCGCGGCGCCACCGTCGTGCACGGCAACGGTCTGGACGAATTCAGCGTGTGCGGCGTGAACACCGTCTCCGGCCTGCGCGACGGCGTGGTGGTCGACCGGACGCTGCACCCCGAGGAGGCCGGGGTCAACGTGCACCCACGCGAAGCCATTGTGGGCGGCAGCCCCACTGAGAACGCCGAGATTACCCGCGCGCTCCTCACCGGGGGCGGCACGCCCGCCCAGAAGGACATCGTGGCCCTGAACGCCGGCGCGGCCCTGCGCACCGCCGGCCGCGCGGCCAGCATCCGCGAGGGCGTCGAGCAGGCCCGCGAAATCATGACGGGCGGCCAGGGCTGGGCAGTCCTGCAACGCTACGCCGCCCACACCCGGCGCTGAACCGGACGAGATTCCGCCAGGGCCGATCGCGGCGCGCACCCACGACGAACACGCGCTGATGGGCCTGTACGCGGCGACGTCTGCCGCACTGAATGGGCAACTGCACAGGAGTGGACTCCAACATCGTTACTGGCCCTGGAACCGATGCCGGACGGCCACTCCGGGCGCACCTCCGACTGGGCCAGGGGCGCCGCAGACCACTGGCGGGAACATGGCCTGCGGACACGTCGCGGCCCTGCACAGGGCGCTGGGCGAACACGCCTGACCCCCCCGCCCGGCCCAGGCAGACGCACTGGTCGGCGCACCGCTCATCAGGAATGACGTGAAGGCCTGCAGATGGGCAGAACGCCTGCTTCATCCCGCACGCGGCTGAAGGCAGGCCCGGCCTGAAGGTGAGCTGCACCTGCACCGAGCGGCAGGACGGCTCCGGGCAGGGCGGTCTGGTCCTGCGACGCTCCGGGCCGGTTCAGGCGCTGACCATGCATCTCCGCAGGAGCATGCCATTGCTCCGCAAGGATCAGGCGTTCCCTGACGTGGCTGACGGATGCGGTGTCCAGCGTGAACTTTCGATGCTTCACCGTGGACGTCGCACAGCACGTCAACG from Deinococcus taeanensis carries:
- a CDS encoding anthranilate synthase component II, whose amino-acid sequence is MTPPKLLLIDNYDSFTFNLVQYFGELGADLTVWRNDAFTLDDVRTLNPDAIIVSPGPCTPTQAGLSVQVIRELGPHYPTLGVCLGHQSIGEAFGARVDRARQPVHGKTSPVRHDGTGLFAGLPSDVTVTRYHSLVVRDLPPELVATAWTSDPEEEIVMALRHRQYPVFGVQFHPESIATQAGMDMLRNFLTEVRAHQAAGARA
- the trpD gene encoding anthranilate phosphoribosyltransferase, with translation MVHARLMNGEHLSQLEAATFMREVMTGEMSGVRLAAALAALRVRGETPEEIAGFAQAMREHAVRVNVAPRDVLLDVVGTGGDGAHTFNISTTTAFVVAGAGVPVAKHGNRAASSRAGSADVLEALGVNLDATPDVVADAVNTLGIGFMFARNYHPALRHAAAVRSDLAARTVFNILGPLSNPAGATHLVVGVFKPELTRTLAEVLRLLGARGATVVHGNGLDEFSVCGVNTVSGLRDGVVVDRTLHPEEAGVNVHPREAIVGGSPTENAEITRALLTGGGTPAQKDIVALNAGAALRTAGRAASIREGVEQAREIMTGGQGWAVLQRYAAHTRR